GACGATAGCAGGCATCATTGCCTCTTTAACGTGACGAAAATCAGGACTTGCTCCTGAGGATTTGGTTGGTTCGTCCTTTGTCACGTTTTGCTCTATACGCATGAGTGCCGATGGTTCCTGAGATGGTCTCTCTGTTAGGTTGAAATAGAATCTACCCTCCAAAGAGGAGAGTTCCCAGGGAACCTGTCCGGTCTCCTTGCGGACGCTCTGACGAATCTTCATGAAGACATCACCGATGGTCAGACCCGGCTCCTCAATGTACTTCAGCAATGCCTTCGTGTAGGGACTGTTCCGGCCTTCACCGTCTCTGGCTATTTGATTCGCCCCGGTGGAATAAGAAATGAATGATCCGGACGGGGCGTTGCTGACAATAGCAAGCCCTCGGCCAACTGATCGGAAAGATCGTGAGAAGGGATTATCCCGGCAGGCGTCAAGCAAAACAATGTTGAGGCCGTTGTCTGCGTTGGCCATCTCGGCCAAAACTTTTTCCGCATTGACTGCTTCAAATTGGACATCCGATTCCTTATCAATCCGGGTGCCCACAGGAATCAAATAATTAGCCCCACTACCAATTTGCATCCCATGGCCAGCGTAGTAGAAGAGCCCCACACCCTTAAGTCGCTTCAGGCTACGGCCGAATTCCAGTATGGCCTCTTCCATAGTTCTGCGGCTTGCATTCTTGAGGAGGGTTACCTGAAAGCCTAGTCTCTGGAGTGATGTTGCCACGTCTGCTGCATCATTGACGGGATTGCGAAGGGGACCCGTTTCATAGCCGCCATTGCCGATGACCAAGGCTGTCCGGTTTTCAGAAGCAGCATGGACAACAGGTATCGAAGATAGAATAATGAAAACGAGGGAGATGGTTAGAGCGCGGCGATGTCTCATGATGCCCCCAATTTTTGAATGGTATCAGATTTTTCTTTGGGATATTTTACTATTTGTCAATTCTAAACAATCCTTTGAATTAGGGATATCAAAATATGTCTTTATGTTGATTACGGAAGGAGGTCCAGTATAAAGGGGATATCTGTCGGGTCATTGAGTACAGGAAGCTATACGCCCCGGATCATCCCCCAATAATGCCGCCTTTCACCTGGTGATCGTTGATATCCCTTTATGACCCAAATTGCAACTTTATATTTGTATGATTATCTGCGTAGTTAAAGGGGATATTGCTGATTAGTTGACTAACTTACCCCCTGCCCCCATTTTTTCCGACTGGATTATCTGGTTGACCGTACCGAAGAATTGCCGGACCTATCCGGTGAGGATGGAATAGCTTGACTTTACAACTAATCAGCGTAAATATGCCCTCGATAACCCCCATGCTCGGGCGGGCACAACGAAGGATGAAAATCCCCCCTTAACTTCCCTTTGGTAAAGGGGGATGGGGGTGATTTTCATATAAGTATTACGGGAGGAATAGCAACATGGCTGATAATTACACCAAGGGCAGAATCTATGAACTCGACCTCGGCACCCTGCGGCCGGACCCGGCCCAGGCGCGGAAATACATAGATCCGGCCAGTCTGGCCGAATTGACTGCCTCTATCGGTAAGTATGGCGTCCTCCAGCCCATCCTGTTCCGTCAGGATGAAGCGGGGGCGCCAATATTCATCGTTGCCGGTGAGCGACGGGTGGAAGCTGGCAGAGCGGCCGGTCTTACGACTATCCCGGGCATCTTGGTCACGGGGAATCACCGGGAAATCGCCCTCGTGGAAAACCTCCTGCGCGAGAATCTCACCCCCGTCGAAGAGGCGGAGGCTCTGGACGCGATCATGACGGAACAGGGCTACAACCAGTCGCAACTCAGCGAGATGATCGGCAAATCACAGCCTATTATTTCCCAGACCCTCTCGATCAACAAACTCCCTGCCGATCTGCGCGATCAGGTGCGCAGCAATCCGAACGTCCCCAAGACCTTCCTCATGGATTGCGCCAAATTGAAGACAGAGCAAGCCATGCGCACGAAGCTCACAAAATTTCTGGATAAGTTGAACAACCCGGCCATCCGACCAATCCGGGTGTCCCAAGCCGTGGCGCTCATGAATCGCGTGGACAGCCTCCAGGGCGAGCTGGCAAATCTGGCCTGGCAAGACTGGACGGATGGTGAGAAACAGGACCTGAGCGATCGTCTCCGCAACCTGCAACAGGGAGCTGACGCTCTCCTGCAGGCGCTGGGACCGGCCTCGCAATTAGCGTGAACGGAGGAAAAGACCTTTCCCGGCAGGTGTAAAATCTAACCTGGCAGTTTTTGAGGAACAGAACAATAACTGCTTAATATACATGGAATATAAACGATGAATGCGCTGTCTTTCAATAATATTCTACACTGAGATTATTAGCTTATATATTCTGATAGATAAGTGCTATTGATCATCAATAATTTTAAATAGTGCGAAAAAAGAAGATGAATTTCACCAACATTTAACATCGTGGAACGAGAGCAATGACTAACGCACACCTGCCGATCATCGCCAGCTATCCCGGCCCCGATGGCTCCGTTAATCTGGAGGATCTGCAAACCGGCAGCAGTACGACACGCCGTTACTGGAATCGCCGGATCGGGGAATTTCTCAAGGAATTAAACCGGGAAGAAAGGACTGCACTGGCAGAGTCTGGTACAACACCGCAGTACCAGTCCAAGTCCAAGTCAGAGCACGAACCGCTGAACCCGAGGATTTGCGCGTATTTTATAACAATTACGAATCGCAACGATAGGCTATGAAGTGAAAATCAAAAAAAGAACTAAAAGCTCCCTGTCGCAGGGGGGATCCTATCGGGAAATCGGTGAGTTCTGGGATAGTCACGATTTAGACGCCTTTTGGGATCAGACCACCGAGGCGGATTTTTTATTTGTGCTGTCTATGTCATAAATACACGAAATATTGCTTGCGCTATTCGCGAATTGCGAATAGAATCCGGCCATGATTCTTAAACCACAGGACATAGTTATTCTCTTGAAAATTGTCGCGCTGGGCCAAAGCCAGTGGTCTTATGCATCCCTGGCCGCTGATCTCGCCATGAGCACCTCAGAGGTCCATGCCGGCATAAAGCGCGCCGTTACCGCCCGTCTGATGGATGCTCAGAGGAGCCGCCCCCTTCTAAAATCATTCGAAGAATTCCTCATTCACGGCGTCAAATACGCCTTCCCTCCGGATCATGGCGGCCTGACCAGAGGCATCCCCACCGGATATGCCGCCCCTCCTCTGAGGAATGTGATTTCTCAACCGAATGAGCCACCTCCCGTATGGCCGGACCCGGAAGGCAATACCCGCGGCCATGAATTCTCGCCGCTCTACAAGTCCGTCCCGAAAGCCGTCAAAAAGGACAATGCCCTTTATGAATTGCTGG
Above is a genomic segment from Deltaproteobacteria bacterium containing:
- a CDS encoding caspase family protein; amino-acid sequence: MRHRRALTISLVFIILSSIPVVHAASENRTALVIGNGGYETGPLRNPVNDAADVATSLQRLGFQVTLLKNASRRTMEEAILEFGRSLKRLKGVGLFYYAGHGMQIGSGANYLIPVGTRIDKESDVQFEAVNAEKVLAEMANADNGLNIVLLDACRDNPFSRSFRSVGRGLAIVSNAPSGSFISYSTGANQIARDGEGRNSPYTKALLKYIEEPGLTIGDVFMKIRQSVRKETGQVPWELSSLEGRFYFNLTERPSQEPSALMRIEQNVTKDEPTKSSGASPDFRHVKEAMMPAIVNVRVTVNSKSENILEGSGFIISTDGYIFTNNHIVDKAWTITIKMANGKEFNAKLIGKDKNTNLALLKIKVDESLYVAPFGDTDKLRIGDWVLALGTSLRSSSTLSPGMITNKSSREVIQTDASINSKDTGGPLVNIEGKVIGINNTIGNQEMSKSTAIPINIAKDILSDLKVKGYVSR
- a CDS encoding ParB/RepB/Spo0J family partition protein codes for the protein MADNYTKGRIYELDLGTLRPDPAQARKYIDPASLAELTASIGKYGVLQPILFRQDEAGAPIFIVAGERRVEAGRAAGLTTIPGILVTGNHREIALVENLLRENLTPVEEAEALDAIMTEQGYNQSQLSEMIGKSQPIISQTLSINKLPADLRDQVRSNPNVPKTFLMDCAKLKTEQAMRTKLTKFLDKLNNPAIRPIRVSQAVALMNRVDSLQGELANLAWQDWTDGEKQDLSDRLRNLQQGADALLQALGPASQLA